Genomic DNA from Gemmatimonadota bacterium:
GTGCTGCTCCCGGGTCGGATGGAGCACGGGGCGGCGGAAGGCGTATGAGAAGGCCATGGACGAGATGGCGCGACGTGGGCTGCTGGTGACCCGTTGGACGGGGTACCTGGTCGGGTGGGTCGCGGTGGGGCTCCTTGTGTTCGGTTCGGTCACCCTCGAGCCCTCGGCCCACCCTTCTCCGGGGGACCTGGGAGTCCGACTGGCCGTGCGGTTGTCTCCCTGGTGGTTCTTGCTCACGGCCATTGTCGTGAGCGCGCTCGTGCACCGAGGCCGGCGTGCGGGTTCCGCAGGACAGGTGTCGGTGGAGCCCAACACTCCGGCCCCCACTCACCTCGCGGCACCGCGCGGCTCCGGCGTGCGCCTGGTCCCTCGTGACCGCATCCGCGTCCTCGCGGCCGACGGGGACTATGTCCGGGTTGTGCACGACTCGGGCGAAGAACTCGTGCGCCGGCGCCTGCGTGATCTCGAGGATGAATTGGACCCGGCCCAATTCCAACGCGTCCACCGCTCGACCATCGTTCGCATCGAAGCCATCGTCGCCGTGCTGCGACCGGGGAGCCGGGAGCCGGCGGTGGAGCTCGACGACGGAACCGTCTGGCGCGTCAGCTCCAGCTA
This window encodes:
- a CDS encoding LytTR family DNA-binding domain-containing protein, producing MDEMARRGLLVTRWTGYLVGWVAVGLLVFGSVTLEPSAHPSPGDLGVRLAVRLSPWWFLLTAIVVSALVHRGRRAGSAGQVSVEPNTPAPTHLAAPRGSGVRLVPRDRIRVLAADGDYVRVVHDSGEELVRRRLRDLEDELDPAQFQRVHRSTIVRIEAIVAVLRPGSREPAVELDDGTVWRVSSSYRDALAARLGTPV